The following nucleotide sequence is from Brachyspira suanatina.
AATATTATATTGTTGTTTATTGTGAAATTAATTTATGTTTTTTATGAAAATATTTATAATTATAAAATATAAATTGTTTACATTTTATTATATTATAATATAATATACATAAGTCTATTAATATTTTTTATTTATCAAAATCTAGGACATTTTATATGAAAAGCAATTCAAATAAAAATAATGCCAGAGTAAAAAAAACTAAAAAGTTGCTTGAAGACTCTCTTGGTCTTTTATTGGAAGAAAAACCGTTTGAAGATATAAGAGTAATTGATATTTGTGCGAAAGCTAATATGCATAGAAGTACTTTTTATACTTATTATAATGATAAATATGAATTATTAAAATCTAAATTAGATGAATATGAGGCAAAATTTTTAGAAGATTTAAATAGATATAAGATAGAAAATAAATTAAAAGACTCGCATGTTGATATAATGGAAAAAATACTTCAGTATTTTTATCTAAATAGAAAATATTTAAAAATAATATTTCAAAATAATAAAGACGGAAGTGTTACTAGTATTTTGAGAGAATATTTAGCTTCTTATGTGATAGAGGGTATAAAAGATTTTAAGACTATACGCCCAAATAAAGAGAATGTTATAAGGGTTATGGTTAGCTTTTATTCTGGAGCATTCATATCAGTTCTTACAGATTGGATAGTTAATGATTGTTTTATATCTGTAGAAGAATTGGCATCTTATATATCAGATATTATTATGCAGAGAGTTTTTTCTGAATAAATCTAATTTTTATAATTAAATTTTTTATTGTTACTATATTATTCCGATAATAATACAGAAAATTGTATTTTACATTTACACTTTTTATTTGATTTATATATAGAAAAATAGGAGAATATAATTATTATGAAGAAAGTATTTTTGTTTGTATTGCTATTTGTTTTTTCATTTAATTTTTTAAATGCACAAAATATAACAAAAGATAGCGATTACTCTAAAAATTGGTCTAGTTTTATATTTAGAAAGACAATAGATATGAGGGGAGCTTTATATGAAGGAAGACCTGGTGGGGATTTAGAATTAGTTTCAGGTAATAATCCGCTTCATTTAGTTAAAATTTATAAATTCATAGGGGCTAGATCAGATACTCATGCATATTATAATCATCAGGTGCCTATATCTATGTTTTATGATAATGCCCCAGCTTTAGGCCTTAATTTGGTTGAAGGTTATTCTATAGAAGGCGGAAAAATAATGAGATATTCAAAATATATAAAAAGCTATCAAGGCAAATTAGATTCTTGGAAAAAAGCTAACTCTACTTTTACAAATGAAAGATGGGTAGCAAATGCAGATGCTGATTGGAATTCTTATCCTGTACCTCAGCCTGAAGATGTTAACTGGGCTGAAGGTGAATATGCAGGAGAGTTATATTAAAAAATATAATGTCGTATATTTCTATTATATTAGTTATATTATTAGTTTTAACGGTTTTATTTTTTATAACTAATAAAACCGTTATTTCTTATGATAATGCCTGGATTAAATTAGTAAAGACTAGAATTGTAAAGGAAACTGATAGAGATTATCTATTCAAAGAAGATGGCGACCTTATAATAAACAAAAAAAAGAGATTAAGTTTTATTCAGGCAAAACATGAGAATATGGCAGTTTACAGCAATACAGATTATTTAAATAAATTTATGCTAGTTTTTTCTGGGTATCCTTCTATAAAAGTAACATTTATGGAGGGGTATATAGTTGAAAACAATAAATTATACTATACTTATGCCTACAAACCTTCCTATTATACCAAACTCAATAAATGGATGAAATTTAATGGTATTTTTGAAGATAAAGAAAATTGGATTGCCAAAAAAAATGTTAAATG
It contains:
- a CDS encoding TetR/AcrR family transcriptional regulator C-terminal domain-containing protein, whose product is MKSNSNKNNARVKKTKKLLEDSLGLLLEEKPFEDIRVIDICAKANMHRSTFYTYYNDKYELLKSKLDEYEAKFLEDLNRYKIENKLKDSHVDIMEKILQYFYLNRKYLKIIFQNNKDGSVTSILREYLASYVIEGIKDFKTIRPNKENVIRVMVSFYSGAFISVLTDWIVNDCFISVEELASYISDIIMQRVFSE